The Denticeps clupeoides chromosome 4, fDenClu1.1, whole genome shotgun sequence genome segment CCGGCGTGCGTTCACATTTCCAGCCGGCCTTTTAAAAACGTCACCCCGCCGATTCCAGGACGACTTAACAGCGCCGGTGTCTCCCCGCAGTCATGTGATCCGTCCAGGCCCCAGGTGTCACGTTGCGCCTGAGCTGAACCAGACACCCATGAGTCACATATTCATGATTAAAACAGGACTTCTCATGTATGGCCACCACCGCTCCATTCACACCGTCCCAGGGAGCTCAGCTGAGGTGTCTGGCCGCTCGCAGCGGCTGATCTTCACCCTCCAAGGCCGGGAGGATATTAAAGGAAAAACAATCCTCTTAGTGCGGCTCTGGTCGTGCCGGGGGAACAGTGGGGAGATCTGTTTACCCTTCAGCCGCCTTCGGCCTCTCGGCTCCAGCATcacctccatccctccatccggCCCTCCACCCTCCATCCGCAGAGGGGGCATCCCCAGCCCCCACCGCCACCCCTGCTCTGACCTTGCAGGGAGACGGACAGGGACGAACCGCACACGAAACCGACGTTCGTACGATTCATTACGACGGAGCTGAAGAAGAAGGTAAAGAAGGGCGATAAAGCCCCGCGACGCATCCGAACACCtgcatcatcctcatcatcctcatcctcctcatccccaTTCACATCCTATTCAGCACCAGCGGCGACGGACAGCTCCCGGCCCGGAGAACCGGGTGGGGGACGGCGACACCCGCCGGCGGCCGTACCTTCTCCTGGGCGCGGTTCAGCCGCTTCTGGACGTTCTTGGCGAAAATGCCCGTTTTAATCTCGGCCATGGCTGCTGGTACCGAAGCGAGATGAGCGCCGCTCCAGCGCCTTCAGATACGACGGTGTGGGGGCGGGGCGCGGCAGGGCGGGGGCGGGGCTACTTAAAGGGACAGGCCGCGTGGAATGACGGCGGGTTGCCAGGTCTGCTATATCGACACATCTACGCTGCTTGTGTTTTCGGGTCATTTACAAAACCGGTTTGTTGTTGTAGTTAATGCTAATATTGGCACTGTAAGAAAAGGGATATCTGAACGAGCTCTATAGCATCATTAAAATCATTAGCATCATAGCAACATTCCTTCTCGACTTATGATATTCCGTTCCAGGTGGTCCTAAACCCAATACTGTTTTTAGGCTTATTTTTGAGACCTACGTTTCGtcgtttttcattattattattattattatcgttgATATTACAATTTTCGGCGTGATTATCGTGCGGTATCTGGCAGCACAACGGCAACCGCAGATCACGTCGCCCACTGTCAGAAATGCCCAGCGGGCTTTAACCGCGATGCGTAAACCTGCTTATTAACCGAGCACATGCAGATACTGAGCGATGGTCACGGGACGCTTCCTCAGACGTCTTCTTCAAATccaccattttatttattttttcacaggCAATATAAAGACACGCATCTGTAATGCCTTAGCGATGCTACTATGTGCGAAACACAGTTATTCTTCATAATATATTCTGCATGCCCCGGCTTTGGGATAAACGACGTCCTGTGCAACGCTTGGAATCGGCTCGTAATAAAAAAATGGGGGGCAGGGGACCCCCATTTCCGGTGGGGAACACGTGACCTCTGACGTCTGACTCTGCGCTGCTGTCCGTTTTCAGTTAGAAGCCACATTTATGATTGGAAATGTCCTTTTAATTGTGAAAATAGATGTGTTTGTCACATACAGAGCTGCACAAGTACAACGTGTTGTGAAAAAGATTACAtacatagaatttttttttttttaataaacactgcagctacagtgtttttttttttaaagtgaagtgattgtcattgtgatacacagcagcacagcacatggtgcacacaaggaattgtgtcctctgcttttaaccatctcccttcgtgagcagtgggcaccatgacaggcacccggggagcagcgtgtggggacggtgctttgctcagtggcacgtatcggaattcgaaccggcaaccttatgattacggggctgcttccttaaccgctaggccaccactgacactgCCTCCTAATGCCACTGATTACATACGCAAGCACAATCAAATCAAGTCAATGCATTTACATGTATGCCATttatgacagggacagtccccctggagacactcagggttaagcgtcttgctcagggacacgatggtattaagagggggtttgaacctttgactcgGGTTCTTTTGGTTTGTAGGTGAGTGTTTCACCCACTAGGACACTACCACAAGCCCTTTTAATGCACATTAAGAGGACTCAAGAGACATGTGGGGACTGATGTGGACAAAGAATGTAGTtcctgccatctagtggactTCGTGTGTGGGACAGTGGGCCGTTGTTGTACAGAGGGGTCAGAAATCACAACGAGTTTATGTTCAGTCTCAGTCTATTTCGACGTTCCTTTTCCCAGAGAGGGTTCAACCTTCAGCTCTGCATACAGACGGCAAACACATTTAACCAGTGAAGCAACATTCAGAAAAGTCACATCGGGCTTTCTGTCAACTGGAGACAAGCGGTAGGAAATGGGGAACTGCTGCAAACTCCATTCTGAAAGCAAGTACGTAGAAGCAGAAGAATTATTTGGGGATTATCACAGAACAGTTATGTGTCGCAGAGAGAGCCGATAAAACAGGAGAAACATAATGCTGAATGTGAGAGTACTTCTATGGCACCAAGATAAATATGGTTATTCGTCCAGAAGCCCCATCAATTGATCAATATTTTAAGGAAATCTAATGATTAAtggtttttatgtatttatctcGTCACAAAAGTGGTATTGTTGTCCCAaatgtacattatatatataatgtatttgtgtgtgtgtgtcccaatCCCAATGAGACTGAGACCTTTAAGAGACCTGTAAGAGACAAAgatacatataaataaacacatatgtatgtatgtatgtatgtatgaatgtatatgtgtgtttattttttattagcttTCATATAAAACACGGTTTTCTGTCAACGGTATGTGTATGTACAGGTATGAGTCTATATAGTAAAGGCCTCATCataaaactacatttcccagaatccTCCCGAACCCGGAACTGCTCAACGTTTGGATTTCATCGGGTTGTCGTGCGTTTCCTGGTGGCGGTTTTACTTGTAATTCGGTTTTTAAAACCGgtaaatatacaattttattcCTAATTCGCTCAACCGCCGTGGTCGATCAGTGCTCACCTGCCTGGGCGCTCGAATAAAAGCCGGAAGCGCTGCTCGCTTTTGAAAGTGTACGTGTGTAAACACGACGTTCCTTCAGACGTGTCCTTTGATATAAACGGTTGTGATTTTTCTGACTCGCTGCGCGTTTATAAGCAGCTGAAAGAGGCAGGCGGCGGTGCGGGGGGACAGAACTGCTTTAACCCACGAATCGCTGCTCTCAGCGCAGGGCCCGAGAATGCAGCAGCGGTGAAGGTGCAGCGCGATGCGGGCCGCGCCCGCTGGGCAGGACCCCGAccggaccaggaccaggaccagcAGGCGAACGGAGGAACCCGCAGAGCCGCAGCGCCCCAAAAGAACCCGAGTTGAGCCTCCGAGGTGCGCACGTCCCTAAATCCGACTTCACGTCTCGCTGGAATTCCCCAAATCGAGCAGAGTACCGAGACACCCTGACACAGGTTACCCATCACACGTCTGCACTTAATTTGGGGCAGCGCTGGCCTAGCAGGTCTGgtgtagggtggtggtagcctagtggggtaacacactcgcctatgaaccagcgaaccaggttcaaatcccacttaataccatcgtgtccctgagcaggacacttaaccctgagtgtctccagggggggactgtccctgtaactactgattgtaagtcgctctggataaggacgtctggtaaatgctgaaaatgtaaatgtagcaggTAAGGATGCAGATCCGTAAtcggtgccactgatcaaggttccgtccccacacgctgctcccaggGCTAAatacagtggacacatttcaccttgACACAGtttgctgtgcagcagtgtctcacaatcactttcccCCCCCCACTTTAATTTCCTGGCACTACTTACAATACAGGGGTGTGGGCCGTGTCACCGCATTTCTGTCTTCCGTGCTTACCAGGGCTCCTACAGTCAcaaaaaacctggaaaagtcgtGGAATTTGaacagagaattttccaggccatGAAAAGGTTTGGAGTACGAAATAAACGTATTTCCAAGTTCCGGAAAGGTCGGTGAAATTGACGCATGATTGACGCTTTTGTAAAcctagttatctgtatgttggagaggcGGGACTAACTGCCCACCCAGCACTTTTTGTGCGCGTGTAatcatttctgtcacccagaagagGAACATCAACGATGTTTTAATGAACAAAGtataaaaggggaggagcctgtaggcttGATTGACAGCTGGCCATAcatgacacgcccaggtgtcgCGCAGATCATCAGTGCGTTAATAAAAGCTGTTTGTCATTGTCAAATGCTTTACACCCTGGAAACGTAGTGTCCAGGGCTCCCACAGGTCTTTTAAGGTGTTTCGAGCAACCGTCTCCTTCttttaaagtgtagtgattgtcacatgtgatacacagcagcacaacacggtgcacacagtgaaatttgtcctctgcatttaacccatcaccctgagtgagcagtgggcaccatgacaggcgcccggggagcagtgtgtggggacggtgctttgctcagtggcaccttggcggatcgggattcgaaccggcaaccttttgattacgggggtccgcttccttaaccgctaggccaccgctgttcTGTCATTTCATGTCTCAGTTCAGGCTTCCAGAACACAGGCAGACAGGAGGGTGAGACCCTGACAGCCAAGAGACACCAGCCGTTTGCAGGACAACCACAGCGCGAGAATAATGTTCGGCAGCCCAGAGACGGCCCAGCCATGGACAAGACCGCCTCAGCAGCCGAGCCTTCATCTCCGCGAGGGGGACGCGACCACGTGGACCGAACGTCCTTGACAAACGATGAAAACAGGTATTTTCCTCGCATCTTGTTTTATTTACGGCATCTCCTGTCCCCCTCTGACACTGTCCTTCGGTGTCCTCTCTCGTAATGTCCTTTCTCCAGTGAAGAGGACCTTTACAGGGGTGAGGAGGAAATCGAAGAGGAGCGGAAAGACCGAACACGGTTAGGGAACCAGACAACGCGTGAGTGGACACGTCCCTTAGTCACGGTCTGGCTGGACTTCACCAATCTGCCTTCAGGCGTGAGACTGAGCCATGTggcacttcttcttcttcttcttctcagtgACTTTAAGCGAGGAGCCCTGCAGTGTAGCAGCCCCCGTGGACATCCTGTCCTACAGCCAGAGAGAGTGGAGGGGCAACACCCCCAAGAGTGTCCTCATCAGAAAGGTCGGGCGTTGGTAACAGTGACGCGTCCCGGACGCCGGTGTCCTCGCTCTGACGGCCCCTCGGCGTGGGGTGTGTTTCAGGGCTACGAGGCGGTCGCCCGGGAGTTTGAGGGTCTGCGCCGAGTGCGTGGGGACAACTACTGTGCGCTGAGGGCCACCCTCTTCCAGCTGCTCGCTCAGTCCCACCGGCTTCCCACCTGGATGCAGAACTGTGACATCAAGATGGTATCACGTTCCCTTTCTAATTCTGGACAAACCTGACCGACTAATCCACCTTCTCCTTCAGGAATGTTGCAGTAATATTTTACCCAGAATTCATGCAACTTGAAtgtggaaatgaaaataaaaccgGAGGCCCTTTTATTACACGAAATAATTGTGAAGTGCTGTCCTCCTCTGTCCTCGGGCGCAGTGGCCTTCGGAACTGAAAGGCCCTGAGAAGGACCTGATTGGTCAGTGGAGGTTTCCGTTTGGCGGCGGCAGGGCAGCCGTGGAGCAGATGACGCACTACCTTCACCTCCTGAAGAAGCGGGTAACGTCCCCCTCGCGCGCGCCGAGACTAAATGCAGCATATCTAATCGCGAATGTTCCCAAACAATACAAAGTGGAGAGCAGTTGAACTTTCCCTCGGCAAGGAACACATTCCTTTATAGAACACTCAATCTGGCTCCGTGGCGAACAAAAAAGGTCCGAAAGTTGAGAAGCAACGAAGCGAAGAGCTCTTTTATTTCTACAGAATGTAGATATATAGCAGTGAAAAGGCTGCCAGGttggtggagctggtggagtAGGTTCAGAAACTTGGAGAAGTTCACCAGTCTGCAGCTCCAGAATAATGTTCCTCAGCGACCAGGCTTGAAGGCCAACATTGGATGTTCAGTGAAGCTCTGGATCATTTGGGACAGGCATTATTTAAATTTCACCTTGATGAGTGTGAATGGTGTGTCCCTCCGCAGTGGGAGGAGGTGGTCCACGCCGCAGACGCGGAGGCGAGGGAGAGCGCGTGCCAGCAGGTCTTCCGGGGTCAGGAGGAGGAGTACGGCCTCCTGGAGGCCCTGAAGTTCCTCATGCTGCGCACCGCCGCAGGGCTCCACGCCGCCATGGAGCGCGGCGAGGACGTCCCGGAGTTCTGCTGCCTGCTGTTCGCCCGAGACTCCTCCCGCTGTCCCAGGAGCCTCTTCACCAACCACCTGCGACTCGTGGGGGTCAGCGGTGGCCTGGAGCAGGTCacttcttttatttatatatatatatatatatattactgcgGTTTCTCACCATTCAGGACACTTTATTAGAGATTTATTAATCCCCGATAATAACAGTAATCAGGACTGGCAAGTCCATCATTGCCCCAGTTAGATGTCACATTATTGCTGAAATAGAGAATAAAGAGAATAACCTGCACGTGTTCCGCAGGTGGAGATGTTCCTGCTGGGCTACTCCCTGCAGCAGACAATCCGGGTCTACAGACTCTACAAGAGCGACAGCGAGGAGTTCGTCACCCTCTACCCCAATGACCACGCCCGCACGTGGCCGACCATCACGCTGCTCACGGAGGACGACAGGCACTACAACGTCCCCGTGTCCAGCTGCACCTCAGGCCCGTCCCAATACGGGACGTCCACATATTTATAGGAGTGAGCGCACATTAGCTCAGTACTTTATAAGGACTTTAAACTTTAATGAACGTGCTGGATTTGCACAATTTTgggataaaatgaaaaaagactttttttttaagattttgacATGACTTTCATAAATATGTTATGTTAACTTTAGTTTACAAGATATAATTATATCTTAAATTATTTAAGATTGAAATGAAAGTTTCTTATTCAGGTGGAATTTTGCTAACGTCTGATTAGAAGTAAATAAATCGATGCTGTTTTCACGAAGAAGGACTGTTGGTTTTGATTTCATGAAACGATTACGGTGACGTGGTCCCACCTTGCGATGGCCACGCCCGCTCGGTGGCTTGCCAACGGTTAATTGTCCTTGGCCGCAGCCGCTCTAACTCCCAGGGTTCATGAAACCGCACGATggacttcctgtttcctgtttatAACGTTCTACCCGTTGACCTGTACAATAattatgacctttgacccaatGTGGCGCAGCCATGTGTTGGAGTATGTGCTCTTGTTTTTATGCGAGGCATCACTGCTTTATGACCAgtgatttattgatttgttttttttttattattgatatttgtaaacattataAATAATCTTCTTAATTAGACGTCCAGCTGAGATCCAACGGAAGGGGACAGAAGGCTGCCTCGTGTTACACTTTCATCATAaccaatcagtagtgacagggacagtcctcctggggactgctcagggacaccatagtaagcggggtttgaaccggggACTACCTGCCCTTTTTCTGCTGGGCGTGGCTGCAGGATTGAGGGGTGCCAATTTGAAGGAGGCCTGGCTGACCACAGGAAAAAGTGGGTGACAGGAGAGACGATTGGAGGCCGTCACCGCACTGTTGTGTCACTCTGACCTCCTCTCACCTTGAAAGGCTCCTGTGTTTGTTTCAGATTAAAGTGGAGCATCGCCCACTCGACAGTTTCCCCCCAATGCAGAAACAAAGGGGCGGGGCTGGTGAACGGCGGCGTGGTCCTTCAGCCTTGGAGGATTTTAAACAGCGGATCAGCGTCTCCTGACCCACGTCTACCTTCCACGTTCCATCAAGCCAATCAGGCGGCAAAAAGAGCCACGTCGCTTCATTTACCGTCAGTGCTCTGGCTCCCCGCATCTTCTGGCCCAGATTTAAAATGCCTTTTAATGCTGGCTGGGAACTTTCAAAGATTACGAACATGTAAGTTTCCCTGACCAGGACTTTTAATATACAGTGTTCACCACTTACATTCTCCATGtatcatcaaaactatgaataaacacatggagttctgtacttaacaaaaagcagagacctgacctccacatgtgttcattcatagttctgatgccttcagtgagaatctaccaacgtaaatggtcatgaagataaagaaaatcagaaggtgcgtccaaacgtttggcctatACTGTAACCTCGAGTAAGTAAGAAATATTGCAGCTTTTGGTTATCAAGCAAACCCCACTGGCGGCTTTATGTTGTTGTTCTATTTTAAATAATCCTGGTTTTATATTCGGGTTTCTACTTCAAAACCTCTCCTGTGTGTTAAACCGCGTTATTAATATTACCGACGTTCTGTCGCTACAGCGGCCCTTTAACGCGTTGACCAATCAGGGCGCGGCAGCCCCACCCCCTTTCTGACGGCTGGCCAATCGACGCCGAGGCCCCCCGctcggtgggcggggccggccGGTGACGCGGCGACGCGCGCGCGCTCCGCAGCCGCCGGTAAGTGCGTCTCTCGCCGCGGCGACGCGCTCACGGCATCGCGTTTCCTCTGTTTATTCCTCTGGCGGCCGGCGGGTGAACAATGGAGAAGCCGTCAGCAGAAATTTCTGGCGGCCCTCCTCTTTCCCCCCGCGGCGGGTCATTGTGCGCGGCGCTGTTGTTGTGTGGGAGGGCAGGGACGGACCTGGCGCCGCTGGATCTCTGCTAGAGAAACGCTTCTCCGCTCCCGGCGCCGGCAGCAGCAGATGTCCCGGCCGCAGCATGGTGAACCCGCCGGCGCTCACGCACTACTGGCCGCTCGTCCGCTTCCTGGTGCCCCTGGCCATCACCAACATCGCCATCGACCTGGGCGAGCAGGTAGGAGAGCTCATCATCCTCACCATCCTCATTATCATCACCATactcaccatcaccaccaccatcatcaccatacTCACCATCACTACCATCATCACCATACTCACCATACtcaccatctccaccaccatcatcaccatacTCACCATACGCACCATCATCACCATACTCACCATCACTACCATCATCACCATACTCACCATactcaccatcaccaccaccatcatcaccatactcaccatcaccaccatcatcaccatacTCACCATCACTACCATCATCACCATACTCACCATactcaccatcaccaccaccatcatcaccatacTCACCATAcgcaccatcaccaccaccatcatcaccatacTCACCATAtgcaccatcatcaccatcctCAACacaatcaccatcatcaccatcctCACCTTCTTCCCTGGGAGGCTCTTCATGGTGGACTTTGTGTCCTGTGTGGATTCAAGCAGCCAGTGGGCATCTCGCCTCCTGAATGCGTTGAATAAGAAGGAGAGTTGCGGCCCCTGCGCGTCGTTTAGTTATAATAAGATAAATTGCAGATAAAAAGCCGCCTTGGTGCTGTGCTCCTGCCCAGCATCTCGCCCACTCAAGGAtctagatgatgatgatgatgatgatgatagaaAATTCTCCAGTCTGTAGGGTTGTGCCATATAAAAAACATGTTGAGTAGCCGAAAGATTTGTTTACTGACGTGATCGTGTAGGAATTAGTTTCAAGACACATTCGTAATTTACcataatttaaacaattttggACAATTAATTACACTATTTTAGATCATATAATATCTCCCATTCACTAATATACAGACCAACATTCATGGCTTTTATTGAACATGTGAACCCAAGAAACTAGTATAGCACGGAGGAATTATGGGGATGTTGACCCTGTCCTCATAATTCCAAATGTCCCTATAATATTGCCGTGTATGTAAAAGTCCTGGTAAAGGAAGGGtcgaagacacacacacacacacacacacacacacacacacacacacacacacacacacacacagtgacacgggtGAGCATGTGATGAACCTGGATGAACCTTCGCCCGGTTGTGACTAAGCGGCCGGTTCGTCTGAGCGTGTGTATTTCCAGCGGCTGAAAACGTCCGCGTCCTTGTCACATGACCGGAGGTGGCGCACGTCAGCGCGCTTTCATGGCCTGTCCAGGTTCTAGATTCAGGACTCAAGCGGTCTCCGTTGGTCCACTTTCACTACAGTGTTTCACCAAGTACTGCTCAGAATCTCCCACAATGCCTTGCTGGAGTTGCCCCAGTGGAGAATAACTGCTGTAATTAATAGTGACCAATTTACTGGGGTGGTCAGCACCCTGACTTCCACCCTGTGGTGTAGTTACATGGGATATCGCGTTCAACGTGGAACTGAAGCTCACCGTGTTGTGTAACCCTAGCAGTTGACATTTGGTGAGTGACATCAGTGTGGGGGCTGGTGACAATAAGTTTTCGTTGGAAGCTTCTCCGATTGTTCTGTTCACAATTCTGCTGCAGTTATTGACACCGTCCCGTCCCCCGTTTTATACCGATACACGTTAATTATGGGAGATTTGGAAATAGACAACGAAGGACGTGGTCCGGTTTCGCTAAAAGCCTAAAGCGGCGCTGGGAGTTTCTGGGCCACGCCTctttttgttgttggttttttgaCACTTTACTGCGTCTCACTGCGCCCGCATTCAATATTTATTAGCGCCATCACCAGGATGCCCCTCCCCCGATCACATGATCACCTACGCGCTTAGTAAATCTTCATCTCGCCTGTTGCATAATGGAGCAGGTGACTAATAAAGtcaaagtgacgaagtgaagtgatcgtcacttgtgatacacagcagcacagcacatggtgcacacagtaaaacgtgtcctctgtatttaaccatcaccctgagtgagcagtgggcaccatgacagtgtgtggggacggtgctttgctcagtggcacctcagtggcatcttggcggatcgggattcgaatcatCTTTTGTACAAATATTGAGGAAAACGAGTGAACGTTCATACGGGAGTTTGTAACAAAACGCAGGCAGCATCGGGATGTGTTGCCGTGGAGATGTGACGCAACTCCACTCCTGAGTTCTTCCCTGGAAGAAGCGGCAGACCCGTTCGGTCACATGACCACGTGCTTCTTTTCATGATCATGGAACCGTGGTACTCGTACAGGAAAATGGCGTCACGTTCGTCACAGTGTCCCCCCGGGATGGAGACATCCTGGTTTGTAATGGAGAAGCGAGGGGCTTTTTTTTCCAGGCCTGTGTATCTGCTTTGCGCCCGCAGGCTCTGAACCGGGGCATCGCCGCGGTCAAAAAGGATGCGGTGGAGATGCTGGCCAGCTATGGGCTGGCCTACTCCCTCATGAAGTTCTTCACGGGCCCCATGAGTGACTTCAAGAACGTCGGGCTGGTCTTCGTCAACAGCAGGCGTGACCGAAACAAGGCCGTCCTCTGCATGGTCACCGCGGGAGCCGTCGCGATTCTCTTCCACACGCTCATCGGTAAGTGGCTCAGAACCGC includes the following:
- the otulinb gene encoding ubiquitin thioesterase otulin isoform X2; translated protein: MRAAPAGQDPDRTRTRTSRRTEEPAEPQRPKRTRVEPPSSGFQNTGRQEGETLTAKRHQPFAGQPQRENNVRQPRDGPAMDKTASAAEPSSPRGGRDHVDRTSLTNDENSEEDLYRGEEEIEEERKDRTRLGNQTTLTLSEEPCSVAAPVDILSYSQREWRGNTPKSVLIRKGYEAVAREFEGLRRVRGDNYCALRATLFQLLAQSHRLPTWMQNCDIKMWPSELKGPEKDLIGQWRFPFGGGRAAVEQMTHYLHLLKKRWEEVVHAADAEARESACQQVFRGQEEEYGLLEALKFLMLRTAAGLHAAMERGEDVPEFCCLLFARDSSRCPRSLFTNHLRLVGVEMFLLGYSLQQTIRVYRLYKSDSEEFVTLYPNDHARTWPTITLLTEDDRHYNVPVSSCTSGPSQYGTSTYL
- the otulinb gene encoding ubiquitin thioesterase otulin isoform X1; translation: MRAAPAGQDPDRTRTRTSRRTEEPAEPQRPKRTRVEPPSSGFQNTGRQEGETLTAKRHQPFAGQPQRENNVRQPRDGPAMDKTASAAEPSSPRGGRDHVDRTSLTNDENSEEDLYRGEEEIEEERKDRTRLGNQTTLTLSEEPCSVAAPVDILSYSQREWRGNTPKSVLIRKGYEAVAREFEGLRRVRGDNYCALRATLFQLLAQSHRLPTWMQNCDIKMWPSELKGPEKDLIGQWRFPFGGGRAAVEQMTHYLHLLKKRWEEVVHAADAEARESACQQVFRGQEEEYGLLEALKFLMLRTAAGLHAAMERGEDVPEFCCLLFARDSSRCPRSLFTNHLRLVGVSGGLEQVEMFLLGYSLQQTIRVYRLYKSDSEEFVTLYPNDHARTWPTITLLTEDDRHYNVPVSSCTSGPSQYGTSTYL